Genomic segment of Pseudothermotoga hypogea DSM 11164 = NBRC 106472:
GATCACAAAGAAAGACGCTCTTCGACCCTCTTTTTGTTGATCCTCTCAGGTTCTTCGCTTCTTGTATCTTTGCTCATGGGAAAACCGCAGATTTCGTTGTTCGCTTATCTTTTGTCAGGCTTCGAAGTTTTCAAGAAGACTATCAAGAATTTTGCTCGACTCAAGTTCTTCGATGAAAACAGTCTGATGAGCATCGCCACACTTGGCGCTTTGTTTCTTGGAGAATTTCCAGAGGCAGCAACCGTGATGGTTCTTTACAGGTTCGGAGAGTTCATCGAACATTACACCATCGACAGATCTCGAAGAGAGATGAAAAAGCTTTTGACTGAATCGCCGAGGTACGCGTGGAGGTTGAAACAGGACTCGATTGAGCAGGTTCACGTGGACGAACTGATGGTGGGAGATGTAGTTCTCGTGAGGCTCGGTGAGAAGGTTCCAAGCGATGGAATCGTAGTTGAAGGATCGGCACAGATCAACGTGTCCCATCTCACGGGCGAACCTCTGCCACAAGCCGTAACCGTAGGAGAAAATGTCTACGCTGGTTCCATAGTGGAAAACGGGACCTTGAAGGTGAAAATATCCAAAAGATACAGAGATTCATCGATGGCGAGAGTGGTCGAGCTCGTGCAGAAAGCCCAGGAGAGGAAGACAAAGGCGGAAAGGTTCATCACGAAGTTCGCAAGGTACTACACTCCCGCCGTTGTCATCGGTGCGGTCGTGCTGATCTTCGTGCTCCGTTTTGTTTTTGCTCTGAACTTCTCTGAATCTCTCTACAGATCCCTCATTCTCCTGGTAATCTCTTGTCCCTGTGCGCTGGTGCTCAGCGTACCGTTGACCTACGTCGCGGCGCTCGGAAAGGCTTCGAGAAAGGGAATATTCTTGAAAGGCGCACAGTACTTGGATGCGATCGCGGATGTCGAGAACGTCGTCTTCGACAAAACTGGCACGTTGACCGAGACAACGCTCGAACTTGCCTCCGTTGAACCCCAGGAAGGGTTCTCCAGAGATGAAGTCTTGTTCTTAGCGGCACATGCGGCTTTAGGCTCGAACCATCCCTTGTCGAGGACGCTCTCTGAATCCTTCAAGGTCAATGCGAGCTTGCTGAAGGATTCGAAAGAAATTCCGGGGCTCGGTGTGAAAGCCGTCGTCGCGGATAGGCTCGTCCATCTCGGCAACGACAGGTTTCTGCACGAAGAACACGTGGAGCATCCGAAGAGTGTGTGCGAAGCTAAGGCAAAGGTGGTGCACCTTGGTGTCGATGGACAGTACGCGGGAACGTTCGTTTTCAAGGAGAAACTGAAGAACACAGCGCAGGAGACTGTGAAAAAGTTGAGACAGGCAGGCTTGAAGGTGTACGTGATGAGCGGAGATTCTGAGGGTGCGGTCAAAGAAGTCACGGAGAATTTAGGGCAAGTTCAGTACTTCGCCAACCTTCGACCCGAAGACAAACTTGCGCTGTTGGAAGAAAGGATCATGAAAGATGGGACAACAATGTTCGTGGGCGATGGCGTCAACGATGCTCCGGCGCTTTCACGGAGCAACGTTGGCGTTGCCATGAACTCGCTTGGAAACGATAGTGCGATCGAGATCGCCGATGCCGTGCTGATGAACGCAGAACCGATACAGGTATGGCACCTCTTCACGATTTCTAAAAGAACCAGGTGGATCGTTCTTCAAAACATCGTCCTTGCCATCGGTACAAAAGTGGCATTCATGATTTTGGCTGCAATGGGTAAGGCAACCATGTGGCAAGGTGTCTTCGCCGACACGGGTGTAATGATTCTTTGTACTTTCAATGCGTTCAGGCTTCTCTTCTCAAGCCTCAGCCCTTCTGTCTCCAAATCTGGTACGGGGATGAAAGATAACTTCTGAACTTCTCCGTTGATAGTTCCTTCACGATCTCTCTAAAGATGTACATCGAAGGCCTGGGGTTGTACGACTTGGTTTGGTAGTTCGTCTCGGCCAGCCCGAACCTCATGTGGTATCCCTTCGCCCATTCGTAGTTGTCCACTATAGACCAGTGCAAGTAGCCTTTCACGTTCAGACCCTCTTCGACGGCCCTCTCCACCGCGTACATGTGTGCCACAAGATGGTATGGCCTGAGCCAGTCGCGAGCATCCGCAACACCGTTTTCGGTCACGTAAATTGGCAGGGCATACCTTTCGTTCATCATACGGAGCAATTTCAGCAAGCCTTCCGGATAAGTCTCCCAACCGAAATCACTCACCGGTCTTCCGTCTCGCGAGAAACCGCCGGGCTGGCAACTGTAACCGTAACCTGGAACGATGGACCAGTTCATGTTCACCAGACCAAAACTCAGTTCCTGGGCCGATCTCTGGATCACAGTACGGGTGTAGTAGTTCAGACCAAGAAAGTCAAGTCTGCCTGCGAGATCTTCTCTTGTTTGGAACAAAAGGACACCACTGTTGATTGCGTCGAGGAACGCAAAGTTCATGAACTGACCTACGCTTTCTTCAAGTTCTGCATCACTGTTGGTCGATTCGTAAATTGATGCTGCGTAGATCAATCCTACGGGTTTGTTTGTCAGTGTTTTCATGACATCGTAAGCCCTCGCATGCGCAACGATCTGGTTCACGAAAGTGGCGAAGAATTTCTCTGTATCGAATACCGCGGGAGGAAAACCAGAGACACTCATCACGTAGCCCATCTGGCTCACGATGTTGGGCTCGTTGAAGGTACTGTACATATCGACCAAATCGTCGAACTTCCACACCACATAAGCTGCAAACTTGGCAAACTCCACGATACTCCTCTTGCTTGCCCAGCCGAGTTTGTCAGTTTCTTGTCTTTTATGAACAGCGACCGGATCGTGTAACCAGATGGGCAGCGTGAAATGCACGAGGTTGACGAAAACCTTCAAGCCCTTCTTTCTCATATCCGAGAAGATCTCACGGTAATGCTCCACCGCCTCCTTGTCTGCGAGTTCGTCGAGTTCTCTGAGCGCACGCTCGTCGATCTGCACGGATGTGATATCCGACTCAGTTTGCTCCACCTTTACGTCTACGTCGTAGGTTGGTCTTGGAAAGATGCGCGACCATTCGATGTTGGTCCGAAGCACGTTCATCCCA
This window contains:
- the bgaS gene encoding beta-galactosidase BgaS, whose amino-acid sequence is MFPKDFLFGASMSGFQVEMGYAKGDLDPNTDWFVWVREPENLINSVVSGHLPEYGVGYWYNFPTIHKLASDFGMNVLRTNIEWSRIFPRPTYDVDVKVEQTESDITSVQIDERALRELDELADKEAVEHYREIFSDMRKKGLKVFVNLVHFTLPIWLHDPVAVHKRQETDKLGWASKRSIVEFAKFAAYVVWKFDDLVDMYSTFNEPNIVSQMGYVMSVSGFPPAVFDTEKFFATFVNQIVAHARAYDVMKTLTNKPVGLIYAASIYESTNSDAELEESVGQFMNFAFLDAINSGVLLFQTREDLAGRLDFLGLNYYTRTVIQRSAQELSFGLVNMNWSIVPGYGYSCQPGGFSRDGRPVSDFGWETYPEGLLKLLRMMNERYALPIYVTENGVADARDWLRPYHLVAHMYAVERAVEEGLNVKGYLHWSIVDNYEWAKGYHMRFGLAETNYQTKSYNPRPSMYIFREIVKELSTEKFRSYLSSPYQIWRQKG
- a CDS encoding heavy metal translocating P-type ATPase: MESCEVCHVDHKERRSSTLFLLILSGSSLLVSLLMGKPQISLFAYLLSGFEVFKKTIKNFARLKFFDENSLMSIATLGALFLGEFPEAATVMVLYRFGEFIEHYTIDRSRREMKKLLTESPRYAWRLKQDSIEQVHVDELMVGDVVLVRLGEKVPSDGIVVEGSAQINVSHLTGEPLPQAVTVGENVYAGSIVENGTLKVKISKRYRDSSMARVVELVQKAQERKTKAERFITKFARYYTPAVVIGAVVLIFVLRFVFALNFSESLYRSLILLVISCPCALVLSVPLTYVAALGKASRKGIFLKGAQYLDAIADVENVVFDKTGTLTETTLELASVEPQEGFSRDEVLFLAAHAALGSNHPLSRTLSESFKVNASLLKDSKEIPGLGVKAVVADRLVHLGNDRFLHEEHVEHPKSVCEAKAKVVHLGVDGQYAGTFVFKEKLKNTAQETVKKLRQAGLKVYVMSGDSEGAVKEVTENLGQVQYFANLRPEDKLALLEERIMKDGTTMFVGDGVNDAPALSRSNVGVAMNSLGNDSAIEIADAVLMNAEPIQVWHLFTISKRTRWIVLQNIVLAIGTKVAFMILAAMGKATMWQGVFADTGVMILCTFNAFRLLFSSLSPSVSKSGTGMKDNF